tttatgaaaCCTAACAATATGACATCTTACAGCTAATTCCAATACAATGTCATATTATCTTGCATAGGCATTTAACCCTAAcatataacttaataaaaaaaaaatgtagacttataggtttatttttaaaattttaaattaaccaaATAATTCTTGTTACAGTACAGACAATGTCTGAAGCAGTTTCAGTGCCAATAACATGCAAAGTAAGGATTTTTGAGAGTATAGAGAAATCAGTGGAGTATGCTCTCATGTTACAAAATGCTGGATGTAAAATGCTCACAGTTCATGGTAGGACTAGAGAACAAAAGGGACCATTGACTGGTATTGCCAGTTGGGAACATATAAAAGCAGTAAGgtaataattttgaaacagaaatattaaatctattaaatttttatctgagtttgttttattatgtcatTTTGCCACCATCTTTTGATACAGGCAACCAAACCAATGTCTTATCTTTGATAACATATCATAATACCTAAATcattattgatataatattatacttttgcAAAACAATACCATACTTATGATATGCTAACCTATATTGATTAAAACTAATCAGATTTTTATTTCAGGGAGGCAATATCAATACCCATGTTAGCTAATGGGAACATTCAATGTTTACAAGATGTCTACAGATGTTTGGAATATACTAAAGTAGATGGTATAATGAGTGCAGAAGGAAATCTTACAAATCCAGCCATATTTGAAGGAATAAATCCTGTGACTTGGGAGATAGCTAATGAGTATTTAGAATTAGTAGAACAGTATCCCTGCCCAACATCTTATATCAGaggacatttatttaaaatatttcataaaatgtaagtgaaaaaaatattatatgtatattatagcatagttattataatacacatacacataaaataaataatgaatggaACTATTTTAGATTTTCACTAGAAGAAAACAATGAAGATAGACAAATTCTGGCCACTGCACAAAACTTAGATGACTTCAAGAGAGTGTGTGTCAATGTTAGAGACAAGTACTTGCCATACCATGaaggtaaaattaatattgagaATGATGAAAGTATAACTAGGATTGGATTCAATTTAATACTACCTCCATGGATATGCCAGCCTTATGTAAGAATGTCACCAGAAGAACACACACGAAAAATGGAGAAGTTGAATATTATTcaggtaataaataaacttactttaCTGATGTATCAGTAAGTAACCTTTAATGAATTATAGTAGATATTGTTTGTAGGAAAATGCTGCTGAAAAAAGGAAATGTGAGGACACTGATGGAACAACTCTATCtagaaagaaaatgaaaaaattgAAGAGAATAAGCAGAAGGCCAGAAAAGCCAGATTCACAACAGAACACTAGAAGTGGCCAAATCTGTTTTAGTGAAGATTGTCCCAATCCTCTTGTTAGTATATTCCTAATTAACACACTTTTTATCTTGCATGCTAATTTATAGAACTAGTAATATTTGAAATGATTTCTTTTCAGGGTGGAAAATGTTTATACCAACTATGTAAAAGATGTTGCAGAAACAAATGCTATGAAGAAGAGTTAGATTGTAAAGGACATGGAATACTGGTTCATACTAGACGCGAAATGGCGAGGAAATTTGCAAATGGTCAGGCTAAAACAGAAACTGCTACAACTTAATTTATACAGGACATTGGTGACGATCTAGGGGAATTACCTAACAATGTAAATATGTGTAAAAAATGTACAAGTTTTAAGAGAAAATGttaaatacaattaatgaaTTTGTAACTGGCTTACTCTTTTTATCTGTAAATACTAAGAGCatcataaaataagtaaaatatcgTCATCTACCCAAACTTCCAAAAGCCCTCTTACAAAGTTACAAAACACTGTTAGAAAggtttccttttatttttttgagtgtAGGTAGGTCATTCGTTTCCATAGTAACAAGCTGTATACAGTGTATAAACTCttaaaattacgtaaataaatgtCGAAAGTACACAAAATAACTGATGTTAATTAGTCAAAGTATCCACCCAGTTAGGGGTGATGTCATCCTAGGAAttgtaaaaagttaattaattaaacgaaaTCGAACAGTTGCGCGCGCATTATATGGGTTTGACCACCAATTAAGGAAACAACACAAGGTTAAAACTGAGCTTTCTGCTGTATTGttccttttgttttagaaatggTCACAATACAGTTTTGACTGAATAGTGCCTTAGTACAGTGTGAAATGGATATTGAATATAACGTGACTATAGATAAATAGTAGCTTTGGAGTAAATGATAATTATCATCAACATCTACCGATGGACAATTGCTGTTCCTCCCATCAATCACCAAGACCTCAAAGAAGAATAAATGGACTTCAATTGCCCCTGAACTTCCAACAAGTCACAAGCTGGGTCGTGTTTATTGCGACTGGCGCGTTGAATTTCCTCATATTGATAGACATACAATTTAACGAACTGAGGACGATATCATTAGTGATATTCACTGTGCTATATATCTCTCACGTTTCATCGAATCTAACTGCGTCGTTATTAGATCCGAGTGAAAAAGAACTGAGAAAATTGGCAGTATACAATGTTCCTGAGTTTGATCGAGCAGTTCACGCCCACGTTATTGAAAATGGAAGATGTCATCTGTGCAACATTCACACAAGCAGCAGAAGGACCAAACATTGCAGCATTTGCAATAAATGCGTCGACAATTTCGACCACCACTGCAAGTGGCTTAACAACTGCGTCGGCCGGAGGAACTACCTGGCGTTTGTTGCCTGCGTTACGACGGCTCTCATGATATCTACATTAACAACATCATTATGTATAGCAGacattgtgatattttttacaaatccCAAATATTTCAGCATTGAAGCacaaaactttattaattgTAGTACTTCATACAGCAGCACGATAGTGATCCCAGGGTTTTGTAGAACTTCTATATCTTTTCttgtatttttgattttattttgtgtaatggCGTTAGCCATCGGATGTGCCTTATTACATTTGTGCTGTTTCCACATTTATATATCGTTGCTAGGAGTTACAACTTATGAATATGTTGTGAGGAGTGGAGACTCGATGACTCCTTCTTGCAAGTGTGTAAAGAACTGTAAGTGTTACAGGTGGAATATGTCTAAAGACCTGTATACCATAAGGCAACCGAAGCGCCATGGGCATGGTCGATCTAGTGATAACATTAATGATGGTACAGTGGCGAATAAATTAGAAGTATTTCGTACAGCAGATATACACAATGGGGAAGCACACGTTATTAACTTTATTAGCatactaattaataatgaattagaTAAGGCAAGGAAAATGTTTCTGTATGATAAGAACAAAATACACCCTCACGAAGCAAGTAGTAGCAGATAACACACTTCTTTATCTACTTAGGTACTTCTTAGATGCACTCTCCTTCAGCGTCTTTCGAACATTTAGTGAAGGTAGGTTTATTGATAAGCACAAATGCTTTCACgtttttgatatattatttattgtaggtgTCTATTCTACAAGTCTAACATTCGTTTAGACTATCCTTAGTTACTA
This window of the Spodoptera frugiperda isolate SF20-4 chromosome 23, AGI-APGP_CSIRO_Sfru_2.0, whole genome shotgun sequence genome carries:
- the LOC118266732 gene encoding tRNA-dihydrouridine(16/17) synthase [NAD(P)(+)]-like, whose product is MTYDWFESIGRPRFVVAPMVDASELAWRLLCRRHGATLCYTPMFHSNVFNKDPKYRKDNMVTCEEDRPLIVQFCGNNPEIMASAAKLVEGQCDAIDINLGCPQSIAKRGRYGSFLQDDWDLLKKIVQTMSEAVSVPITCKVRIFESIEKSVEYALMLQNAGCKMLTVHGRTREQKGPLTGIASWEHIKAVREAISIPMLANGNIQCLQDVYRCLEYTKVDGIMSAEGNLTNPAIFEGINPVTWEIANEYLELVEQYPCPTSYIRGHLFKIFHKIFSLEENNEDRQILATAQNLDDFKRVCVNVRDKYLPYHEGKINIENDESITRIGFNLILPPWICQPYVRMSPEEHTRKMEKLNIIQENAAEKRKCEDTDGTTLSRKKMKKLKRISRRPEKPDSQQNTRSGQICFSEDCPNPLGGKCLYQLCKRCCRNKCYEEELDCKGHGILVHTRREMARKFANGQAKTETATT
- the LOC118266733 gene encoding palmitoyltransferase ZDHHC11 yields the protein MDNCCSSHQSPRPQRRINGLQLPLNFQQVTSWVVFIATGALNFLILIDIQFNELRTISLVIFTVLYISHVSSNLTASLLDPSEKELRKLAVYNVPEFDRAVHAHVIENGRCHLCNIHTSSRRTKHCSICNKCVDNFDHHCKWLNNCVGRRNYLAFVACVTTALMISTLTTSLCIADIVIFFTNPKYFSIEAQNFINCSTSYSSTIVIPGFCRTSISFLVFLILFCVMALAIGCALLHLCCFHIYISLLGVTTYEYVVRSGDSMTPSCKCVKNCKCYRWNMSKDLYTIRQPKRHGHGRSSDNINDGTVANKLEVFRTADIHNGEAHVINFISILINNELDKARKMFLYDKNKIHPHEASSSR